In Oncorhynchus nerka isolate Pitt River linkage group LG26, Oner_Uvic_2.0, whole genome shotgun sequence, one DNA window encodes the following:
- the LOC115110772 gene encoding 3 beta-hydroxysteroid dehydrogenase type 7-like has product MSTKERGLVYLVTGGCGFLGQHLLQVLLEKEDAVTEIRLFDKHIDSSLNGHSTERVKVVVTQGDITDYSSVREVSKGADLVIHTASLVDVWHRVPETVIQAVNVQGTVNVINACVENGIQYLVYTSSMEVVGPNVKGDPFIRGDEDTIYNVYHDMPYPRSKAKAEKLVLEANGNKVNEGACLYTCSLRPTGIYGEQHQLMRDFYQMGVRTGGWIIRGVPKDTEHGRVYAGNVAWMHLLAARSLREHPQRLGGEVYFCYDDSPYKSYEDFNMQFLSGFNFRQVHVPLLVLWLVACLNDLLRWVLKPVCSYTPLLNRYTLAVASTSFTVGSNKAQRHFQYRPLYDWDQCKARTQRWVDTFPFTGPKDS; this is encoded by the exons ATGTCGACGAAAGAACGGGGCCTGGTTTATCTCGTCACTGGGGGCTGTGGGTTCCTCGGACAACACCTGTTACAGGTCCTTTTGGAGAAAGAGGATGCGGTAACGGAAATTCGACTTTTTGACAAACACATCGACTCAAGTTTAAATGGCCAcagcacag agCGGGTAAAGGTGGTGGTGACACAGGGGGACATCACAGATTACTCCAGTGTCCGGGAGGTTTCCAAGGGGGCAGACCTGGTCATCCACACAGCCAGCCTGGTGGATGTCTGGCACAGAGTCCCTGAGACAGTCATCCAGGCTGTGAATGTTCAAG GAACTGTGAATGTGATCAATGCCTGTGTGGAGAATGGTATTCAGTATCTGGTCTACACCAGCAGCATGGAGGTGGTCGGCCCCAATGTGAAAGGAGACCCCTTTATCAG AGGTGATGAAGACACCATCTACAATGTTTATCATGATATGCCCTACCCCAGGAGCAAGGCCAAGGCAGAGAAACTGGTGTTGGAGGCCAATGGCAATAAG GTGAATGAAGGGGCCTGCTTGTACACATGCTCCCTCCGTCCCACAGGGATCTATGGTGAGCAGCACCAGCTGATGAGGGACTTCTATCAGATGGGTGTGAGGACAGGGGGCTGGATCATTCGAGGCGTCCCAAAGGACACGGAACATGGTCGTGTCTATGCAG GTAATGTGGCTTGGATGCATCTGCTGGCTGCTCGCTCCCTGAGAGAGCACCCCCAAAGGCTTGGAGGGGAAGTATACTTCTGCTATGACGACTCACCCTACAAGAGTTATGAGGATTTCAACATGCAGTTCCTGTCTGGGTTCAACTTCCGCCAGGTCCATGTGCCGCTATTGGTGCTGTGGTTGGTGGCGTGCCTGAATGACCTGCTCCGCTGGGTGCTGAAGCCTGTGTGCAGCTACACACCATTACTCAACCGCTACACACTCGCTGTGGCCAGCACCTCCTTCACAGTGGGTTCAAACAAGGCCCAGCGCCACTTCCAGTACCGCCCCCTCTATGACTGGGACCAGTGCAAGGCCCGCACACAGAGATGGGTGGACACCTTTCCATTCACTGGCCCCAAGGACTCCTGA